In one window of Hymenobacter nivis DNA:
- the rpoC gene encoding DNA-directed RNA polymerase subunit beta' → MAFAKNKKLVQDFSKVTISLASPEVILERSTGEVVKPETINYRTYKPEMGGLFCERIFGPVKDWECHCGKYKRIRYKGIICDRCGVEVTEKKVRRERMGHIELVVPVAHIWYFKSLPNKIGYLLGLPTKKLDQIIYYERYVVVQPGAMAEEGVQQLDFMTEDEYLDVIDKLPRENQMLPNEDPNKFIAKMGADALQMLLERINLDELSYSLRDSAAHETSQQRKAEALKRLRVVEAFRDAATRVENKPEWMVIRMVPVIPPELRPLVPLDGGRFATSDLNDLYRRVIIRNNRLKRLIEIKAPEVILRNEKRMLQEAVDSLFDNSRKVNAVRAEGNRALKSLSDMLKGKQGRFRQNLLGKRVDYSGRSVIVVGPELKLHECGLPKNMAAELFKPFIIRKLIERGIVKTVKSAKKIVDRKDAVVWDILENVLKGHPVLLNRAPTLHRLGIQAFQPRLIEGKAIQLHPLVCTAFNADFDGDQMAVHVPLGPAAILEASMLMLASHNILNPANGAPIAVPSQDMVLGLYYVTKGKRSTDDENIQGEGRVFYSDEEVVIALNENKLSKHAYIKVRTIIRDENDDLVTKVIETVAGRVLFNQMVPAEVGFVDELLTKKKLQQIISLVFKRTGMARTAQFLDDIKTLGFQSAYKGGLSMGLGDINIPKEKDELIAQAQADVAAVTQNYQMGLITNNERYNQVIDIWTRINNQITETLMGRLEKEDQGFNSIYMMMHSGARGSREQIRQLGGMRGLMAKPQKSLQGSVGEIIENPILSNFKEGLDVIEYFISTHGARKGLADTAMKTADAGYLTRRLHDVAQDVIVTQSDCGTLRGIETFALKDNEDIVEPLSERILGRVAVHDIVDPLTDEMILIAGGEITEEITRRVDQTAIESVEIRSVLTCESKRGICGKCYGRNLSSGRMVQRGEAVGVIAAQSIGEPGTQLTLRTFHVGGTASNIAVEAGIKAKFAGVVEFEDIRTVDTLNNEGVKGQVVMGRSGEIRVVEAGTGKVLLSNHVPYGSVLLVKEGQQVEKGHELCTWDPYNAVILAEFDGTVQYDAITEGITYREESDEQTGHREKVVIESKDKAQNPSIIVKGGKKADADAQRAYSLPVGSHINIANNAKIKAGDILAKIPRMVGKTRDITGGLPRVVELFEARNPSNPAVVSEIDGVITYGSVKRGNREIFVESKDGVKKKYMVPLSKHILVQDNDFIRAGMPLSDGAITPSDILSIQGPGAVQEYLVNEIQEVYRLQGVKINDKHIEVVVRQMMQKVVILDAGDTSFLENQVINKILFMEENDTIIDMKVVTEAGDSASMKPGQIVTARRLRDENSSLKRRDLQLVQVREAQPSVSRPTLQGITQASLGTQSFISAASFQETTKVLSEAAIRGKADELLGLKENVIVGHLIPAGTGLLEYTRQIVQTKDEVEAQQAAKAAEEATPAKRPSRAGKRETVAE, encoded by the coding sequence ATGGCTTTCGCAAAAAACAAGAAGTTAGTACAGGACTTCTCTAAAGTTACCATCTCGCTGGCGTCCCCGGAAGTAATTCTGGAGCGCTCGACTGGAGAGGTGGTGAAGCCTGAAACCATCAACTACCGCACTTACAAGCCCGAGATGGGCGGCCTGTTTTGCGAGCGAATTTTCGGCCCTGTGAAGGACTGGGAATGCCACTGCGGCAAGTACAAGCGCATTCGCTACAAAGGCATCATCTGCGACCGGTGCGGCGTGGAAGTTACCGAGAAGAAAGTTCGCCGTGAGCGGATGGGTCACATCGAGTTGGTGGTGCCCGTTGCGCACATCTGGTACTTCAAGTCGTTGCCTAACAAAATCGGCTACCTGCTGGGCTTGCCCACTAAGAAGCTCGACCAGATTATCTACTACGAGCGCTACGTAGTGGTGCAGCCCGGTGCAATGGCTGAAGAAGGCGTGCAGCAACTCGACTTTATGACGGAGGACGAGTACCTGGACGTCATCGACAAGCTGCCCCGTGAAAACCAGATGCTGCCGAACGAAGACCCCAATAAATTCATCGCTAAGATGGGGGCCGACGCTTTGCAGATGCTGTTGGAGCGCATTAACCTCGACGAGCTGAGCTACTCGCTCCGCGACTCGGCTGCGCACGAAACCTCGCAGCAGCGTAAAGCTGAAGCATTGAAGCGCCTGCGCGTGGTGGAAGCGTTCCGTGACGCCGCTACCCGTGTGGAGAACAAGCCCGAGTGGATGGTAATCCGCATGGTGCCGGTGATTCCGCCCGAGCTGCGCCCACTGGTGCCGCTTGACGGTGGTCGCTTCGCCACGTCGGACTTGAACGACCTGTACCGTCGCGTCATCATCCGCAACAATCGCCTCAAGCGCCTGATTGAAATCAAGGCCCCGGAGGTGATTTTACGGAATGAGAAGCGGATGCTGCAAGAAGCTGTCGATTCGCTCTTCGATAACTCGCGTAAGGTAAACGCCGTGCGTGCCGAAGGCAACCGGGCCCTGAAGTCGCTGTCTGATATGCTGAAAGGTAAGCAGGGCCGCTTCCGTCAGAACCTGCTTGGTAAGCGTGTTGACTACTCGGGCCGTTCGGTTATCGTAGTGGGCCCCGAGCTGAAACTGCACGAGTGTGGCTTGCCTAAAAATATGGCTGCCGAGCTGTTCAAGCCATTCATCATCCGCAAGCTCATCGAGCGCGGTATCGTGAAAACGGTGAAATCGGCTAAGAAAATCGTGGACCGCAAAGACGCCGTTGTTTGGGACATCCTGGAGAACGTGCTGAAAGGCCACCCCGTGCTGCTCAACCGGGCCCCCACGTTGCACCGCTTGGGCATCCAGGCGTTCCAGCCGCGCCTCATCGAGGGCAAAGCCATCCAGCTGCACCCGCTGGTGTGTACAGCTTTCAACGCCGACTTTGATGGTGACCAGATGGCTGTGCACGTGCCTCTGGGCCCAGCTGCCATCCTGGAAGCTTCCATGCTGATGTTGGCTTCGCACAATATCCTGAACCCTGCCAACGGGGCCCCCATCGCGGTGCCTTCGCAGGATATGGTGCTTGGGCTGTATTATGTGACCAAAGGCAAGCGCAGCACAGACGATGAGAACATCCAAGGCGAAGGCCGGGTATTCTATTCAGACGAGGAGGTTGTAATTGCTCTAAATGAAAATAAGCTTTCGAAGCACGCTTACATCAAGGTGCGCACGATCATCCGCGATGAGAACGACGATTTGGTGACGAAAGTCATTGAAACGGTGGCAGGTCGTGTACTGTTCAACCAGATGGTGCCCGCTGAAGTGGGCTTCGTGGATGAGCTGTTGACTAAGAAGAAGCTTCAGCAGATTATTTCGCTGGTGTTTAAGCGCACGGGCATGGCCCGCACGGCGCAATTCCTGGACGACATCAAAACGCTCGGTTTCCAGTCGGCTTACAAAGGCGGCTTGAGCATGGGCCTTGGTGACATCAACATTCCCAAGGAGAAAGACGAGTTGATTGCGCAAGCCCAGGCTGACGTAGCTGCGGTGACGCAAAACTACCAGATGGGTCTGATTACTAATAACGAGCGTTACAACCAAGTTATTGACATCTGGACGCGCATTAACAACCAGATTACGGAAACCCTGATGGGCCGCCTGGAGAAGGAAGACCAAGGCTTCAACTCCATCTACATGATGATGCACTCGGGGGCCCGTGGTTCGCGCGAGCAGATTCGACAGCTCGGCGGAATGCGTGGCCTGATGGCCAAGCCCCAAAAGTCGCTGCAAGGCTCAGTAGGTGAAATTATCGAGAACCCGATTCTGTCTAACTTCAAAGAAGGCCTGGACGTAATTGAGTACTTCATCTCGACGCACGGTGCCCGTAAGGGCCTTGCTGATACGGCTATGAAGACGGCTGACGCCGGCTACCTGACCCGTCGTCTGCACGACGTAGCCCAGGATGTAATCGTAACCCAAAGCGACTGCGGTACCCTGCGGGGCATCGAAACTTTTGCATTGAAGGACAACGAGGATATTGTGGAGCCGCTGTCCGAGCGTATCCTCGGCCGAGTAGCCGTCCACGACATCGTGGACCCGCTGACCGATGAGATGATCCTGATTGCCGGCGGTGAGATTACCGAGGAAATTACCCGTCGTGTCGACCAAACGGCCATTGAGTCGGTGGAGATTCGTTCGGTATTGACTTGTGAGTCGAAGCGTGGCATCTGCGGTAAGTGCTATGGCCGTAACCTGTCGTCGGGCCGCATGGTCCAGCGCGGTGAGGCAGTGGGCGTTATCGCTGCTCAGTCTATTGGTGAGCCCGGTACCCAGCTTACGCTGCGCACGTTCCACGTGGGTGGTACCGCTTCAAACATTGCCGTAGAGGCCGGCATCAAGGCGAAATTCGCTGGCGTGGTTGAGTTTGAAGATATCCGCACCGTGGATACCCTGAATAACGAAGGCGTCAAAGGCCAAGTAGTTATGGGCCGCTCGGGCGAAATCCGAGTAGTAGAAGCAGGTACTGGCAAAGTGCTGCTATCTAACCATGTTCCCTATGGCTCGGTCTTGCTGGTGAAGGAAGGTCAGCAGGTAGAGAAAGGCCATGAACTTTGCACTTGGGACCCCTACAACGCCGTTATTCTGGCCGAGTTTGACGGTACGGTGCAGTACGACGCCATCACGGAAGGCATTACCTACCGCGAAGAGTCGGACGAGCAAACGGGTCACCGCGAGAAGGTAGTCATCGAAAGCAAAGACAAGGCTCAGAACCCGTCCATCATTGTGAAGGGCGGCAAAAAGGCCGATGCCGATGCTCAGCGGGCTTACAGCCTGCCCGTTGGTTCACACATTAACATTGCGAACAACGCGAAAATCAAGGCTGGTGATATCCTGGCCAAGATTCCGCGCATGGTGGGCAAAACCCGTGACATCACCGGTGGTCTGCCGCGTGTAGTGGAACTGTTCGAAGCTCGTAACCCGTCGAACCCGGCCGTTGTGTCGGAAATCGATGGCGTGATAACCTACGGTTCGGTGAAGCGTGGTAACCGTGAAATCTTCGTCGAGTCGAAAGACGGTGTAAAGAAGAAGTACATGGTGCCGCTGTCGAAGCATATTTTGGTGCAGGACAACGACTTCATCCGCGCCGGCATGCCGCTATCGGACGGTGCCATTACACCTTCCGATATCCTGAGCATTCAGGGCCCCGGGGCCGTGCAAGAGTATCTCGTGAATGAGATTCAGGAAGTATACCGCTTGCAGGGTGTGAAGATTAACGACAAACATATTGAAGTGGTCGTCCGCCAAATGATGCAGAAAGTGGTGATCTTGGATGCTGGCGATACCTCGTTCCTCGAGAACCAGGTGATTAACAAAATCCTGTTCATGGAGGAAAATGACACCATCATCGATATGAAGGTGGTGACGGAAGCCGGTGACTCGGCATCTATGAAGCCTGGTCAGATTGTGACGGCTCGCCGCCTCCGCGACGAGAACAGCAGCCTGAAGCGCCGCGATCTGCAACTCGTGCAAGTGCGCGAGGCGCAACCTTCGGTGTCACGCCCCACGCTGCAAGGAATCACGCAAGCCTCCTTGGGCACGCAGTCGTTCATCTCGGCTGCCTCGTTCCAGGAGACAACCAAGGTGCTGTCGGAAGCCGCTATCCGTGGCAAAGCCGATGAGCTGTTGGGTCTGAAGGAGAACGTGATTGTCGGTCACCTCATCCCGGCCGGTACCGGTTTGTTAGAATACACGCGTCAGATAGTGCAAACTAAAGACGAAGTGGAAGCCCAGCAGGCTGCTAAAGCTGCCGAGGAAGCTACGCCTGCCAAGCGCCCCTCGCGCGCTGGCAAGCGGGAAACCGTAGCCGAATAA
- the rpoB gene encoding DNA-directed RNA polymerase subunit beta has product MATPKAKTAALQKSAAAERISFAKIRKVIEYPDFLDVQVQSFQDFFQLETAAENRSNEGLFKVFAENFPISDSRENFVLNFIDYHVDPPKYSVDECIDRGLTYSVPLKAKLRLICNDKDNEDFETIEQEVFLGNIPYMTEKGSFVINGAERVIVSQLHRSPGVFFAQSKHTNGTKLYSARIIPFKGSWIEFATDVNNVMYAYIDRKKKFPVTTLLRAIGYGTDKDILDLFGLSEEVKADKKNLKKAVGRKLAARVLRTWTEDFVDEDTGEVVSIDRNEVLLERDSMIEEADIDTILEAGAKSVILHRENVNIADFAIIYNTLQKDNSNSEKEAVEQIYRQLRNTEAPDEETARDIIQKLFFSDKRYDLGEVGRYRINKKLAIDMSQASRVLTNQDIVLIVKYLIGLINSKAIVDDIDHLSNRRVRTVGEQLYAQFGVGLARMARTIKERMNVRDNEDFKPVDLINARTLSSVINSFFGTNQLSQFMDQTNPLAEVTHKRRVSALGPGGLSRERAGFEVRDVHYTHYGRLCTIETPEGPNIGLISSLCVHARVNSMGFIETPYRDVKNGKVDMSSNVKFLTAEEEDTHHIAQANSLLDNDGKLTQELVKGRFEGDFPVVNPEEYSYMDVAPNQIVSVAASLIPFLEHDDANRALMGSNMQRQAVPLVRPEAPIVGTGLEGRIATDSRTLVVSEGEGVIDYVDANKIIVKYDLSEDDVMISFDAERITYDLIKFRRTNQDTCLNLTPLVKRGERVSKGQPLCEGYGTNQGELALGRNMQVAFMPWQGYNFEDAIVISERVVRDDIFTSIHIEEFELEVRETKRGEEELTSEIPNVSEEAVRNLDDNGIIRLGAEVREGDILIGKITPKGETDPTPEEKLLRAIFGDKAGDVKDASLKAPPSLQGVVIGTKLFSRPKKDKNLRAKSKKEVEDLKDKYAHELRGIKAIMVDKLVQLLEGKTSQGIKHRFGEEMIAKGVKFNRKNINEGLFPEKNPYKDESNYAVPEEVNLFKDLILEGWTADARVNAMLLTLVKNYAKRRNTITAHFKRHRFTLEVGDELPAGIVQLAKVYIAKKRKLKVGDKMAGRHGNKGVVARIVRDEDMPFLADGTPMDIVLNPLGVPSRMNIGQIYETVLGWAGLKMGRRYSTPIFDGATEAEVSKELAEAGLPHFGRTYLHDGLTGQQFDQPVTVGVIYMLKLGHLVDDKMHARSIGPYSLITQQPLGGKAQFGGQRFGEMEVWALEAFGASNVLQEILTVKSDDVVGRAKAYEAIVKGDVLPKPNIPESFNVLIHELRGLALEITLE; this is encoded by the coding sequence TTGGCTACACCGAAAGCAAAAACGGCCGCGCTCCAGAAATCGGCCGCCGCTGAGCGAATCAGTTTCGCTAAGATTAGAAAGGTTATTGAATATCCGGACTTCCTGGACGTGCAGGTGCAGTCGTTCCAGGATTTCTTTCAGTTGGAAACCGCCGCTGAGAATCGGTCAAATGAGGGTTTGTTCAAGGTATTTGCCGAGAACTTCCCCATCTCTGATTCGCGCGAAAATTTCGTCCTGAATTTTATAGATTATCACGTTGACCCACCCAAGTACTCGGTTGACGAGTGCATTGACCGGGGCCTAACGTACTCGGTGCCGCTTAAAGCTAAACTGCGCCTTATCTGTAACGATAAGGACAACGAGGATTTTGAAACGATTGAGCAGGAAGTGTTTCTGGGTAATATCCCGTACATGACCGAAAAAGGCTCGTTTGTTATTAATGGCGCTGAGCGGGTTATCGTATCGCAGTTGCACCGTTCGCCGGGTGTATTCTTTGCCCAGAGCAAGCACACCAACGGTACCAAGCTGTATTCGGCGCGCATCATTCCATTCAAAGGGTCGTGGATCGAGTTTGCCACGGACGTTAATAACGTGATGTATGCTTACATCGACCGCAAGAAGAAGTTTCCGGTTACAACACTTCTCCGTGCCATTGGCTATGGTACCGACAAAGATATCCTCGACTTATTCGGGCTGTCGGAGGAAGTAAAAGCAGATAAGAAGAACTTAAAAAAGGCTGTTGGACGCAAGCTGGCTGCCCGGGTGCTACGCACCTGGACGGAAGACTTCGTGGACGAGGACACTGGGGAGGTGGTTTCCATCGACCGGAACGAGGTGCTTTTGGAGCGTGACTCGATGATCGAGGAAGCTGACATCGACACCATCTTAGAGGCTGGGGCGAAATCGGTTATCCTGCACCGCGAGAATGTGAACATTGCGGACTTCGCTATCATATACAACACGCTTCAGAAGGACAACTCTAACTCGGAGAAAGAGGCCGTAGAGCAGATTTATCGCCAGCTCCGTAATACGGAGGCCCCTGACGAAGAAACTGCCCGCGACATTATCCAGAAGCTGTTCTTCTCGGACAAGCGCTATGACCTTGGGGAAGTAGGCCGCTACCGTATCAACAAGAAGCTAGCCATTGACATGAGCCAGGCTTCACGGGTATTGACCAACCAGGACATTGTGCTGATTGTGAAATATCTCATTGGTTTGATCAACTCGAAGGCCATTGTTGATGACATTGACCACTTGAGCAACCGCCGTGTACGCACGGTGGGCGAGCAGCTTTACGCGCAATTTGGCGTGGGCTTGGCTCGTATGGCCCGTACCATTAAGGAGCGTATGAATGTGCGCGATAACGAGGATTTCAAACCGGTTGACTTGATCAACGCCCGGACGCTGTCCAGCGTGATCAACTCGTTCTTCGGCACGAACCAGCTGTCGCAGTTTATGGACCAAACCAACCCACTGGCTGAAGTGACGCACAAGCGTCGCGTATCGGCTCTTGGGCCGGGAGGTCTGTCGCGTGAGCGTGCTGGTTTTGAAGTACGTGATGTGCACTATACACACTATGGTCGTCTGTGCACCATAGAAACTCCGGAGGGCCCCAACATCGGTCTGATTTCGTCGCTGTGCGTTCACGCCCGCGTGAACTCGATGGGCTTCATTGAAACCCCTTACCGGGACGTAAAAAACGGTAAGGTGGACATGAGTTCCAATGTGAAGTTCTTGACCGCTGAGGAAGAGGACACGCATCACATTGCGCAGGCCAACTCCTTGCTTGATAATGATGGTAAACTTACCCAGGAGCTGGTGAAGGGCCGTTTTGAAGGTGACTTCCCGGTGGTAAACCCCGAAGAGTACTCTTACATGGACGTGGCTCCAAACCAGATTGTATCGGTAGCTGCCTCGCTGATTCCTTTCCTAGAGCACGACGATGCTAACCGGGCCCTAATGGGCTCGAACATGCAGCGCCAGGCTGTACCGTTGGTGCGCCCCGAGGCCCCCATCGTGGGTACTGGTTTGGAAGGCCGCATTGCTACCGACTCGCGTACGCTGGTTGTATCGGAAGGTGAAGGCGTAATCGATTACGTGGACGCCAACAAGATTATCGTGAAGTATGATTTGTCGGAAGACGATGTGATGATAAGCTTTGATGCCGAGCGTATCACTTATGACCTCATCAAATTCCGCCGTACCAACCAGGATACTTGCCTCAACTTAACGCCGCTGGTAAAACGCGGCGAGCGGGTGAGCAAAGGCCAGCCGTTGTGCGAAGGTTACGGTACCAACCAGGGCGAACTAGCCCTGGGTCGCAATATGCAGGTGGCCTTTATGCCATGGCAGGGCTATAACTTCGAGGATGCCATCGTCATCTCGGAGCGCGTAGTTCGGGATGACATTTTCACCTCAATTCACATTGAAGAATTTGAGTTGGAAGTGCGTGAAACCAAGCGCGGCGAAGAAGAACTGACTTCGGAAATTCCTAATGTGAGCGAAGAAGCAGTTCGTAACCTCGACGATAACGGCATCATCCGTTTGGGTGCTGAAGTGCGGGAAGGTGACATTCTGATTGGTAAAATCACGCCTAAAGGCGAGACGGACCCAACCCCGGAAGAGAAGTTGCTCCGCGCTATCTTTGGCGACAAGGCTGGTGATGTTAAAGATGCTTCGCTTAAAGCGCCGCCCTCTTTGCAGGGCGTGGTGATTGGTACCAAGCTGTTTTCGCGTCCTAAGAAAGACAAAAACCTGCGGGCTAAGTCGAAGAAGGAAGTGGAAGACCTGAAAGATAAGTACGCGCACGAGCTGCGTGGTATCAAAGCCATCATGGTGGATAAGCTGGTGCAGCTGCTCGAAGGCAAAACGTCGCAAGGCATCAAGCACCGCTTTGGCGAGGAGATGATTGCCAAGGGCGTTAAGTTCAATCGCAAAAACATCAACGAGGGCCTCTTCCCCGAGAAGAACCCCTATAAGGACGAAAGCAACTACGCCGTACCGGAAGAGGTAAACCTGTTTAAGGACCTGATCCTGGAAGGTTGGACGGCTGACGCTCGCGTGAATGCAATGCTGCTGACGCTGGTGAAAAACTACGCCAAACGCCGCAACACCATCACGGCGCACTTCAAACGCCACCGCTTCACGCTGGAAGTGGGTGACGAACTGCCCGCAGGCATTGTGCAGCTTGCTAAGGTTTACATAGCCAAGAAGCGCAAGCTGAAGGTGGGTGACAAGATGGCCGGCCGCCATGGTAACAAAGGGGTTGTGGCCCGCATCGTGCGCGATGAGGATATGCCTTTCTTGGCCGATGGCACGCCGATGGACATTGTGCTGAATCCGTTGGGCGTACCAAGCCGGATGAACATCGGGCAGATCTACGAGACCGTGCTGGGCTGGGCCGGTCTGAAAATGGGCCGTCGTTACTCGACGCCAATTTTCGACGGCGCTACGGAAGCAGAAGTATCGAAAGAATTGGCGGAAGCTGGTTTGCCGCACTTCGGCCGTACCTACCTGCACGACGGCTTGACCGGGCAGCAGTTTGACCAGCCCGTGACCGTGGGTGTGATTTACATGCTTAAGCTTGGCCACTTGGTTGACGACAAGATGCACGCCCGTTCCATTGGGCCGTACTCGCTTATCACGCAGCAGCCGCTGGGTGGTAAGGCACAGTTCGGTGGTCAGCGCTTCGGCGAAATGGAAGTTTGGGCCCTGGAGGCCTTCGGTGCCTCCAACGTGCTTCAAGAAATCCTAACTGTAAAATCGGACGATGTGGTGGGTCGTGCCAAAGCTTACGAAGCCATCGTAAAAGGCGACGTGTTGCCCAAGCCGAATATCCCCGAGTCATTCAACGTGCTTATCCACGAACTGCGTGGCCTGGCACTGGAAATCACGCTGGAGTAA
- the rplL gene encoding 50S ribosomal protein L7/L12, with the protein MADLKAFAEQLVNLTVKEVNELAGILKDEYGIEPAAAAPVMMAGGGGAAAEEAPEEKTSFDVILKAAGGAKLAVVKLVKDLTGLGLKEAKELVDGAPRPLKEGVTKDEADTLKKQLEEAGAEVEVK; encoded by the coding sequence ATGGCAGATTTGAAAGCATTCGCTGAGCAGCTCGTCAACCTGACGGTGAAAGAAGTAAACGAACTGGCTGGTATCCTGAAGGACGAGTATGGCATCGAGCCCGCTGCTGCTGCTCCTGTAATGATGGCTGGTGGCGGTGGCGCTGCTGCCGAAGAGGCCCCTGAAGAGAAAACGTCGTTCGACGTTATCTTGAAGGCTGCCGGTGGAGCCAAATTGGCTGTGGTTAAGCTGGTGAAAGACCTGACTGGCCTCGGCCTGAAAGAAGCCAAAGAACTTGTTGACGGTGCCCCTAGGCCCCTGAAAGAAGGCGTAACCAAAGACGAAGCCGACACGCTGAAGAAGCAGTTGGAAGAAGCTGGTGCCGAAGTAGAGGTGAAGTAA
- the rplJ gene encoding 50S ribosomal protein L10, with product MNREEKQTLVDELSEKFQSHNSFYIVDASVMSVAKINEFRRLCFTRGMEYKVYKNTFIRKALDTLGHDTSEMDAALKGQSGVLFSQESGSAPAKLLRDFYKSQAYGRNVKPKPVLKGAYVDASIYVGSDQLEGLITIKGKQELLGELIGLLQSPAKNVISALQSGGNKLAGILKTLSEKEAA from the coding sequence ATGAACAGGGAAGAAAAACAAACCCTCGTGGACGAGTTGAGCGAGAAGTTTCAATCGCACAACTCGTTCTACATCGTCGATGCTTCGGTGATGTCAGTAGCGAAAATCAACGAGTTTCGTCGTCTGTGCTTCACCCGTGGTATGGAATACAAGGTGTACAAAAACACCTTTATCCGTAAGGCGCTTGATACTTTGGGCCACGACACCTCGGAGATGGACGCTGCGCTGAAAGGCCAATCGGGCGTACTGTTCTCGCAAGAGAGTGGTTCGGCCCCTGCTAAGCTGTTGCGCGACTTTTATAAGTCGCAAGCTTACGGTCGCAACGTGAAGCCTAAGCCCGTGTTGAAGGGAGCCTATGTTGATGCCAGCATTTATGTAGGTTCGGATCAACTTGAAGGTTTGATTACCATCAAAGGCAAACAAGAATTGCTTGGTGAGCTTATCGGCCTCCTGCAATCGCCTGCCAAAAACGTTATTTCGGCGCTGCAAAGCGGCGGCAATAAACTGGCTGGTATTCTTAAAACGCTTTCCGAGAAAGAGGCAGCTTAA
- the rplA gene encoding 50S ribosomal protein L1 — protein MAKITKKRKDALAKYDLTEVRSLLEAAKVVKDISYTKFDSSVDIDVRLGVDPRKADQMVRGVATLPHGTGKTVRVLALVTPDKEAEALAAGADFVGLDDYISKIEKGWTDIDVIITMPAVMAKVGRLGRVLGPRGLMPNPKSGTVTTDVAKAVREVKAGKIDFKVDKTGIIHCSVGKVSFDESKLAENALEIIQTLGRLKPSSSKGTYIKSITLSSTMSPGVPVDSQVTSAN, from the coding sequence ATGGCAAAGATCACAAAAAAGCGCAAGGATGCCCTTGCCAAATATGACCTGACGGAGGTGCGTAGCCTTCTCGAAGCAGCAAAAGTAGTGAAGGATATCTCCTACACTAAGTTTGACTCTTCAGTGGATATTGACGTGCGCTTGGGCGTTGACCCCCGCAAAGCTGACCAAATGGTACGCGGTGTGGCAACCCTGCCCCATGGCACCGGCAAGACTGTGCGTGTGTTGGCACTCGTGACCCCTGACAAGGAAGCCGAAGCCCTCGCCGCTGGTGCTGATTTCGTAGGTCTGGACGACTACATCTCGAAAATTGAGAAAGGTTGGACTGACATTGACGTTATTATTACTATGCCAGCCGTAATGGCTAAGGTAGGCCGTCTGGGTCGTGTATTGGGCCCCCGGGGCTTGATGCCAAATCCTAAGTCAGGTACAGTAACGACTGATGTAGCTAAGGCTGTGCGAGAAGTGAAAGCTGGTAAAATTGACTTCAAAGTTGATAAAACCGGTATCATTCACTGCTCGGTAGGTAAGGTTTCATTTGACGAAAGCAAACTGGCTGAAAACGCGCTGGAGATCATCCAGACTTTAGGTCGTTTGAAGCCGTCTTCGTCGAAAGGCACTTACATCAAGAGCATTACCCTGAGCAGCACTATGTCGCCCGGCGTACCGGTCGACAGCCAGGTTACTTCCGCTAACTAA
- the rplK gene encoding 50S ribosomal protein L11: MAKEIRGYLRLQIKGGSANPSPPVGPALGSKGLNIMEFCKQFNARTQDKAGQICPVLITMYTDKSFDFVVKTAPAPVLLMEAAKLQSGSKEPNRNKVGSVTWDQIRTIAETKMPDLNAFKVESAMKQVAGTARSMGITVKGDSPFAE; encoded by the coding sequence ATGGCCAAGGAAATTAGAGGTTATCTGCGCTTGCAGATAAAGGGAGGCTCAGCGAACCCATCGCCGCCGGTAGGACCTGCACTTGGTAGCAAAGGCCTTAACATCATGGAGTTTTGCAAGCAGTTTAATGCGCGCACCCAGGATAAGGCCGGCCAAATCTGTCCCGTATTGATTACCATGTACACCGATAAGTCTTTTGACTTTGTGGTGAAGACTGCTCCTGCACCGGTACTGCTCATGGAAGCAGCTAAGTTGCAGAGCGGTTCTAAGGAGCCTAACCGTAACAAGGTAGGTTCAGTTACCTGGGACCAAATCCGTACCATTGCCGAAACGAAGATGCCTGACTTGAACGCCTTCAAGGTGGAGTCGGCCATGAAGCAAGTGGCCGGTACGGCCCGCAGCATGGGTATTACCGTTAAGGGCGATTCTCCTTTTGCAGAATAA
- the nusG gene encoding transcription termination/antitermination protein NusG, producing MGELKWYVVRSVSGQEKKAKNYLETELGRHNLTELVPQVLIPVEKVFEMRNGKKRVRERNLYPGYIIIHADLGHGEVDHIITSTPGIIGFLGDKDKKDAANNKPVPLHITEVNRILGIVDEAEEQVATLDKPYVVGELVKITDGGFAGMSGTVSEIFDERKKLNVIVKIFGRSQPMELNYTQVEKES from the coding sequence ATGGGCGAATTGAAATGGTATGTGGTGCGCTCAGTGAGTGGCCAGGAAAAAAAAGCCAAAAATTATCTCGAAACCGAACTTGGTCGTCATAATCTGACCGAGTTAGTTCCCCAGGTCCTGATTCCAGTGGAAAAGGTATTTGAGATGCGTAACGGCAAGAAGCGCGTTCGGGAGCGTAATCTATATCCCGGCTACATTATCATCCACGCTGACTTGGGTCATGGAGAAGTAGACCATATTATTACCAGTACCCCAGGCATAATCGGCTTCCTTGGCGATAAAGACAAGAAGGACGCTGCCAATAATAAGCCTGTTCCGCTCCACATCACCGAAGTCAACCGGATTCTTGGCATTGTAGACGAAGCCGAAGAGCAAGTCGCTACCCTCGATAAACCCTACGTGGTAGGCGAGCTGGTAAAAATAACGGATGGTGGTTTTGCCGGTATGTCAGGGACTGTTTCCGAAATCTTTGATGAACGTAAAAAGCTTAATGTCATCGTAAAGATATTTGGTCGTTCACAGCCGATGGAATTGAATTACACCCAGGTAGAAAAAGAGTCCTAG